A portion of the Esox lucius isolate fEsoLuc1 chromosome 20, fEsoLuc1.pri, whole genome shotgun sequence genome contains these proteins:
- the cnga4 gene encoding cyclic nucleotide-gated cation channel alpha-4 — protein MIVPVFYNWVILICRTCFKEIDQQYLTLWLTLDYLSDLLYVADTFIKFHTGYLEQGILVRDRARLQKRYLHSSRFRWDLASLLPTDLLYLWVGIHQPLVRVNRFLRTSRVNEAVDRIETRTSYPNVFRISKLMLYIFVLLHWNACLYFALSRYIGFGSDHWVYPDTSDPEFAAVRRQYYYCFWFSVLILTTVGDTPQPTCEEEFLFMIADLLIAVLVFAYVVGDVGNVITNLRDRDNVFFPNHELVKSYLRNRYISKELRKRVNDWYQHLYINRKITRENEILRQLPVQLQTEIAVSVHLPTLSKVTIFQNCETSLLEELVLKLTPQVYSPGEYVCRKGDVGHEMYIIKEGKLAVVADDGVTEYAVLSDGNFFGEISILNIKGNKSGNRRTANIRSIGHSDLFSLSKEDLTNVLSEFPAAKRHLEEKGRQILTKMGMLVEAVSGEEEQERMQAKVERLEGCLNALQTKLARLMAELESSNHKLLARVGQLEFEMEGWTDSMSEEEVSSY, from the exons ATGATCGTTCCTGTCTTCTACAACTGGGTCATCCTCATCTGCAG GACGTGCTTCAAGGAGATAGATCAACAATACCTGACATTGTGGCTTACACTTGACTACCTATCTGACCTTTTATATGTGGCAGATACCTTCATCAAATTTCACACTG GCTACCTGGAGCAGGGCATCCTGGTGAGGGACAGGGCCCGTCTACAAAAGCGCTACCTCCACTCCTCGCGCTTCCGGTGGGACCTGGCGTCCCTGTTGCCCACAGACCTCCTCTACCTGTGGGTCGGCATTCACCAGCCCCTGGTGCGAGTCAACCGCTTCCTGCGCACCTCCCGCGTCAATGAAGCTGTGGACCGCATAGAGACCCGCACCTCCTACCCCAACGTCTTCCGCATCTCCAAGCTCATGCTCTACATCTTCGTGCTCCTCCACTGGAACGCCTGCCTCTACTTCGCCCTGTCCCGCTACATCGGTTTCGGGTCGGACCACTGGGTCTACCCGGACACCTCGGACCCGGAGTTTGCCGCGGTGAGGCGCCAGTACTACTACTGCTTCTGGTTCTCCGTGCTGATCTTGACCACGGTGGGCGACACGCCGCAACCCACGTGCGAAGAGGAGTTCCTGTTCATGATTGCAGACCTGCTGATTGCCGTGCTGGTGTTTGCCTATGTTGTGGGGGACGTGGGGAACGTCATCACCAACCTCAGGGACAGGGACAACGTCTTCTTTCCAAACCATGAGCTG GTCAAGAGCTATCTGCGCAACAGGTACATCAGCAAGGAGCTGCGTAAACGTGTGAACGACTGGTACCAGCACTTGTATATCAACCGTAAGATAACGCGGGAGAACGAGATCCTGCGGCAGCTTCCCGTTCAACTGCAGACAGAGATCGCTGTGAGCGTGCACCTGCCCACTCTTTCCAAAGTCACCATCTTCCAGAACTGTGAGACCAGCTTGCTGGAGGAGCTGGTTCTCAAACTCACCCcacag GTGTACAGCCCTGGGGAATATGTCTGCAGGAAGGGGGATGTAGGACACGAGATGTACATCATCAAGGAGGGAAAACTGGCTGTGGTGGCCGACGACGGGGTCACCGAGTACGCTGTGCTTAGTGACGGCAATTTCTTTGGCGAGATCAGCATCCTCAACATCAAAG GGAACAAATCAGGCAACCGTCGGACAGCCAACATACGCAGCATCGGCCACTCCGACCTGTTCAGCCTGTCCAAGGAGGACCTGACGAATGTGCTGTCCGAGTTCCCGGCCGCTAAGAGACACCTGGAGGAGAAGGGCCGTCAGATCCTCACTAAGATGGGCATGCTGGTGGAGGCCGTGTCgggcgaggaggaacaggagcggATGCAGGCCAAGGTGGAGAGGCTGGAGGGTTGCCTGAACGCCCTGCAAACCAAGCTGGCTCGTCTGATGGCCGAGCTGGAGTCCAGCAATCACAAGCTCCTGGCCAGAGTGGGGCAACTGGAATTTGAGATGGAAGGCTGGACAGACTCCATGTCtgaggaggagg TAAGCAGTTACTGA